One Thermicanus aegyptius DSM 12793 DNA segment encodes these proteins:
- a CDS encoding GerAB/ArcD/ProY family transporter, translated as MERRKEITPFQVGNILISSIIGPGLLPFPRYAAEAAGTAAPLVTVLGIFMTLVGVLAVAFLNIHYPEQTFFRYSERIVGRWIALPLNLIIIFIFLFLTAFMAREFGKVVITSVLENTPVEASLIIMLLMASLSSRNDFTTFSYIHQFYTPLILFPVLFPVLLLVPLSLGNMNPLYLQPIFGDGSQRFFEGGITVAGFFQEFFILSILTRSVQKIERIPITAFWGMLVVGGAYFMVGTVSLAVFGPEALKELLWPTLELAKLTLLPGQILERFDAAFLAVWVVATFTSLLSSYYLAVHGTTEIFRLRDHKAVGLFYLPYVYLFAIIPKNVFSLYDFMNIVFRLGFILTILYPLGLLGIVLLRKKGGRKGGKGKEKEEAPKPAPFS; from the coding sequence ATGGAGAGAAGAAAAGAAATCACCCCTTTCCAAGTAGGAAACATCCTCATTAGTTCCATAATCGGGCCGGGACTTCTCCCCTTTCCCCGCTACGCAGCCGAAGCTGCTGGAACGGCGGCGCCTCTCGTCACCGTTCTTGGCATCTTCATGACCTTGGTAGGCGTGTTGGCCGTCGCTTTTCTCAATATTCACTATCCTGAGCAAACTTTCTTCCGCTACAGCGAAAGAATCGTCGGCAGGTGGATTGCGCTTCCCCTAAATCTGATCATCATTTTTATCTTTTTATTTCTCACTGCTTTCATGGCTCGGGAGTTTGGAAAGGTGGTGATTACCTCCGTCCTGGAGAATACCCCTGTGGAGGCCAGTCTTATTATCATGCTTCTCATGGCTTCCCTCTCCTCCCGGAATGACTTCACCACCTTTTCGTATATCCATCAATTTTATACCCCTCTCATCCTTTTTCCCGTTCTGTTTCCCGTTCTCCTCCTCGTCCCCCTCTCCTTGGGGAATATGAATCCCCTCTATTTGCAACCGATCTTTGGAGACGGATCACAGAGATTTTTTGAGGGAGGGATTACGGTTGCAGGTTTTTTCCAGGAATTTTTCATTCTCAGCATCCTGACCAGATCGGTGCAAAAGATCGAAAGGATTCCCATCACCGCCTTCTGGGGGATGCTGGTGGTAGGCGGGGCATACTTCATGGTTGGAACCGTTTCCCTTGCCGTCTTTGGCCCGGAAGCGTTGAAGGAACTCCTCTGGCCCACCCTGGAATTGGCCAAGCTTACCCTCCTTCCCGGACAAATCCTGGAACGCTTTGATGCGGCATTCCTCGCCGTTTGGGTGGTGGCCACTTTTACCTCCCTTCTCTCTTCATATTATCTTGCCGTCCATGGGACGACAGAGATCTTCCGATTGCGGGACCATAAAGCGGTTGGGCTTTTTTATCTCCCTTATGTCTATCTCTTTGCGATCATTCCTAAGAATGTTTTTTCTTTATACGATTTTATGAACATCGTCTTCAGGTTAGGTTTTATCTTAACAATCCTTTATCCCTTGGGCCTATTAGGGATCGTGCTTCTTCGTAAGAAAGGGGGGAGGAAGGGTGGAAAAGGGAAGGAGAAAGAGGAAGCTCCTAAACCTGCCCCTTTTTCTTAA